Proteins from a single region of Kineosporia corallincola:
- a CDS encoding Mut7-C RNAse domain-containing protein, with product MVTNHGTARFTIAEELRFMLPVRHRDGIVAVPVDGTNSLLHEIESLGVSRTEFGRLEVDGREVAGDHRPVPGESVTVHAIERPQRVPAHRYQLDVHLGTLARRMRLLGLDTAYDSEDIGDAALVEKAARENRVMLSRDRGLLRRKALPHGAFVRGQDPDAQLLDVLDRFRPEPAPWTRCPGCNGLLRPAPVDEIAPLVEPGTLQTYEEFFRCQDCGRPYWRGAHGEGLDRIMEQVRTGGTP from the coding sequence ATGGTGACCAACCACGGAACGGCACGCTTCACGATCGCCGAGGAACTGCGGTTCATGCTGCCGGTGCGGCATCGGGACGGGATCGTCGCGGTGCCGGTCGACGGCACGAATTCCCTTCTGCACGAGATCGAATCGCTGGGGGTGTCGCGCACCGAGTTCGGCCGGCTGGAGGTCGACGGGCGGGAGGTGGCGGGGGACCACCGGCCGGTGCCGGGCGAATCGGTGACGGTGCACGCGATCGAGCGGCCGCAGCGGGTGCCCGCCCACCGTTACCAGCTCGACGTGCACCTGGGCACGCTGGCCCGGCGCATGCGGCTGCTCGGGCTGGACACGGCCTACGACAGCGAGGACATCGGGGACGCCGCACTGGTCGAGAAGGCGGCCCGGGAGAACCGGGTGATGCTCAGCCGCGACCGCGGCCTGCTGCGCCGTAAGGCCCTGCCGCACGGCGCCTTCGTGCGCGGGCAGGATCCGGATGCGCAGCTGCTCGACGTGCTCGACCGGTTCCGGCCGGAGCCGGCGCCGTGGACCAGGTGCCCGGGCTGCAACGGCCTGCTGCGCCCGGCCCCGGTGGACGAGATCGCGCCGCTGGTCGAGCCCGGCACGCTCCAGACCTACGAGGAGTTCTTCCGCTGCCAGGACTGCGGCCGGCCGTACTGGCGCGGCGCGCACGGCGAGGGGCTCGACCGGATCATGGAGCAGGTCAGGACGGGCGGGACACCTTGA